The sequence GCGAGTGGATTTCTGAAGCTGAATTGGTTTGATCACCTTGCTGATTATCCCGATGAATACGCAAGTGCCGGTGATCCCGCTGATAAATCTCCCAAGAACGCAACACAGCCGGCGTCTAACGCACAGCTGGCGGAAGTGTTGCATCCTTAAACCGCTTCTCTGTCAACGTAGTAGGAAGCTTATGAGCGAATTTCACAAAAAGCTGGAGGCCCTCGCGGCCCAGCATGAAGAGCTAGTTAATCGGCGTAATCAGCCGCTAGCAACAAACAACGGTATTTTTCAACGCTGGCAGTTTCCGGTGGTGACTGCGGCCCATACGCCCTTGTTCTGGCGCTACGATTTTAATGAGTTAAGTAATCCGATGTTGCTCGAACGCCAGGGAATAAACGCTGCGTTTAATCCCGGCGCGATGATGTTTAACGATAAACATATTCTCGTGGTGCGGGTGGAGGGCAACGATCGAAAATCGTTTTTTGCTATCGCCGAAAGCAGTAACGGCGTCGATAACTTTCGTTTTTGGGACTACCCGATTGAGATGCCGGAAACCGACGACCCGGACATCAATGTTTACGACATGCGTTTGACGCAGCATGAAGACGGTTGGATTTACGGTTTATTTTGCACTGAACGCAAAGACCAATCGCAACCGCAGGATACCTCTGCCGCTACCGCGCAATGTGGTATCGCCCGCACCCGTGATCTGGTTGCCTGGGAACGTTTGCCGGATTTAATTACCCACAGCGGGCAACAGCGCAACGTGGTGTTACACCCGGAATTTGTCGAGGGCAAGTACGCGTTTTATACCCGTCCGCAGGATGGCTT comes from Teredinibacter turnerae and encodes:
- a CDS encoding glycosidase → MSEFHKKLEALAAQHEELVNRRNQPLATNNGIFQRWQFPVVTAAHTPLFWRYDFNELSNPMLLERQGINAAFNPGAMMFNDKHILVVRVEGNDRKSFFAIAESSNGVDNFRFWDYPIEMPETDDPDINVYDMRLTQHEDGWIYGLFCTERKDQSQPQDTSAATAQCGIARTRDLVAWERLPDLITHSGQQRNVVLHPEFVEGKYAFYTRPQDGFISVGGGGGIGWGLCDDMTRAEITNERIVDEKAYHTIKEVKNGQGPTPIKTADGWLHLAHGVRNTAAGLRYVLYLFLTDKDAPWLVTHAPAGYLIAPEGEERVGDVSNVCFCNGWTQRGEDIFIYYASSDTRIHVATTSVRQLLDYVKNTPPDGLRSAASVATRTALIRQNLELLRGGN